A genome region from Yoonia vestfoldensis includes the following:
- the bhcA gene encoding L-aspartate--glyoxylate aminotransferase BhcA — MSFQNPVFIPGPTNMPESIRKACDMPTIDHRSPLFGQILHPARANVQKVLKSDSADVFIFPSTGTGGWETAITNTLSAGDTVLAARNGMFSHRWIDMCQRHGLDVQIVETPWGQGLPADRYAEALAADKSHKIKAVLATHNETATGVKSNIAAVRAALDAASHPALLMVDGVSSIGSMDFRFDEWGVDIAVTGSQKGFMLPAGLAILGFSAKARTATKTATLPRTFFDVNDMAKGYDNSAFPYTPPVGLMNGLLLASDMLLREGLDNVFARHTRIASGIRAAVHGWGLELCAARPDLYSDTVSAIKTPAGFDATSIVNHAASAYGVAFGTGLGEVAGKVFRIGHLGSMTDVMALSGIATAEMCMVDLGLDIKLGSGVAAAQDHYRRTTGQALQVAA; from the coding sequence ATGAGCTTTCAGAATCCGGTCTTTATCCCCGGCCCAACCAATATGCCGGAATCGATCCGCAAGGCTTGCGACATGCCGACGATCGACCACCGCTCGCCCTTGTTCGGCCAGATCCTGCATCCGGCCCGCGCCAATGTGCAAAAGGTTTTGAAATCTGACAGCGCCGATGTGTTCATCTTTCCATCGACCGGCACCGGTGGTTGGGAAACCGCGATCACCAATACGCTGTCGGCTGGTGACACCGTGCTGGCCGCGCGCAACGGTATGTTCAGCCACCGCTGGATCGACATGTGCCAGCGCCATGGGCTGGATGTGCAGATCGTGGAAACGCCTTGGGGTCAGGGCCTGCCTGCCGACCGCTATGCCGAGGCGCTGGCCGCCGATAAATCCCATAAGATCAAGGCCGTTCTGGCCACCCATAACGAGACCGCCACCGGTGTGAAATCCAACATCGCGGCCGTACGCGCCGCACTTGATGCGGCGTCTCATCCGGCGCTGCTGATGGTCGATGGCGTCAGTTCCATCGGGTCGATGGATTTCCGCTTTGACGAATGGGGCGTCGATATCGCCGTGACCGGATCGCAAAAGGGGTTCATGCTGCCAGCGGGTCTGGCAATCCTCGGCTTCAGCGCCAAGGCGCGGACCGCGACGAAAACCGCGACCCTGCCGCGCACCTTTTTCGACGTGAACGATATGGCCAAAGGCTATGACAACAGCGCCTTTCCCTATACGCCGCCTGTCGGGTTGATGAACGGTTTGCTGCTGGCCTCTGACATGCTGCTGCGCGAAGGGCTGGACAATGTCTTTGCCCGCCATACGCGCATCGCGTCGGGCATCAGGGCGGCGGTGCATGGCTGGGGGCTGGAGTTATGCGCCGCGCGCCCGGATCTTTATTCCGACACTGTCAGCGCGATCAAGACGCCCGCAGGCTTTGACGCGACCAGCATCGTCAACCATGCGGCCAGCGCCTATGGTGTGGCTTTCGGCACCGGCTTGGGCGAGGTTGCGGGCAAGGTGTTCCGCATCGGCCATCTGGGCAGCATGACGGATGTGATGGCGCTGTCCGGCATTGCCACGGCGGAAATGTGCATGGTCGATCTGGGACTTGATATCAAGCTGGGGTCCGGCGTGGCGGCGGCGCAAGACCATTACCGCCGCACGACAGGCCAGGCCTTGCAGGTTGCCGCGTGA
- the bhcR gene encoding HTH-type transcriptional regulator BhcR, whose translation MQHDARKTRGRPKAWDDKAAQNTVKSLDRALEVLIALGEMQGGTLSEIASQLRQSPATVYRVLTTFQGRGFVDFDRQAQVWSIGAAAFLTGSQFLRRTSLVERARPIMRDLMEATGETANLGIERDGKVLFLGQVETHATIRAFFPPGTVSAMHASGIGKALLAHMDDARQRRVLVAGKLEQFTPHTLIDPEAMIADLHAARLRGYAFDGEERNLGMRCIAATVHDVSGDAVAGLSVSGPTSRITDDKIAPLADAVTEAAARLTAAIGGAAR comes from the coding sequence TTGCAGCATGACGCCCGTAAAACCCGTGGTCGGCCCAAGGCTTGGGATGATAAGGCCGCGCAGAACACGGTCAAATCGCTGGACCGCGCGCTTGAGGTTTTGATCGCGCTGGGCGAGATGCAGGGCGGCACCCTGTCGGAAATCGCAAGCCAGCTGCGCCAGTCGCCTGCCACGGTCTATCGCGTGCTGACCACGTTCCAAGGGCGCGGTTTTGTCGATTTCGACCGGCAGGCGCAGGTCTGGTCCATTGGCGCGGCTGCCTTTCTGACCGGATCGCAATTCCTGCGCCGCACCTCTTTGGTCGAACGCGCCCGCCCGATCATGCGCGACCTGATGGAGGCGACGGGCGAGACCGCCAATCTGGGCATCGAACGCGATGGTAAGGTCCTGTTTCTGGGGCAGGTCGAAACCCATGCGACGATCCGGGCGTTCTTTCCGCCCGGCACGGTCTCGGCGATGCATGCGTCTGGCATTGGCAAGGCGTTGCTGGCGCATATGGATGATGCGCGCCAGCGGCGGGTGCTGGTGGCGGGCAAGCTGGAACAATTCACGCCCCATACGCTGATCGACCCCGAGGCGATGATCGCCGATCTGCATGCAGCCCGGCTGCGGGGCTATGCCTTTGACGGTGAGGAACGTAATCTGGGGATGCGCTGCATCGCGGCGACCGTGCATGACGTCTCGGGCGATGCCGTGGCGGGCTTGTCGGTCTCGGGCCCTACCAGCCGGATCACCGATGACAAGATCGCCCCATTGGCCGATGCCGTGACCGAGGCCGCGGCCCGCCTGACAGCGGCCATCGGCGGCGCGGCGCGCTAG
- the arsB gene encoding ACR3 family arsenite efflux transporter: MPVFERFLSIWVALAIIMGLAFGQLAPGLVGFLAALEYGSVNFVVAVLIWAMVYPMMVSVDFASLARVHERPKGMIITLAVNWLIKPFTMALLGVVFFDYLFAPFIAPDTSGQYIAGLILLGAAPCTAMVFVWSQLTKGDPNYTLAQVSLNDAIMVFAYAPIVALLLGVTDITVPWDTLVLSVVLYVVIPLAAGIVTRVWLTRGRSDAASTVAGFTARVKPFSIIGLLATIVLLFGFQGEVILSQPFIIALIAVPLLIQSYGMFALAYWAAKVWRVPHNVAAPCALIGTSNFFELAVAVAIGLFGLNSIAALVTVVGVLVEVPVMLTLVWFANRTRHWFAA, translated from the coding sequence ATGCCAGTTTTTGAACGGTTTCTGTCCATCTGGGTGGCGCTTGCGATCATCATGGGCCTCGCCTTTGGGCAGCTGGCCCCCGGCCTTGTGGGGTTTCTGGCGGCGCTTGAATATGGGTCGGTCAATTTCGTGGTGGCCGTGCTGATCTGGGCGATGGTCTATCCGATGATGGTCTCGGTTGATTTCGCGTCACTGGCGCGGGTGCATGAACGGCCCAAGGGCATGATCATCACGCTGGCGGTGAATTGGCTGATCAAGCCTTTCACGATGGCGCTGTTGGGGGTCGTGTTTTTTGACTATCTTTTCGCGCCTTTCATCGCGCCCGACACATCGGGCCAATATATCGCCGGGCTGATCCTGTTGGGGGCGGCCCCTTGCACGGCGATGGTCTTTGTCTGGTCGCAGCTGACCAAGGGCGATCCGAATTATACGCTGGCCCAAGTGTCCCTGAACGACGCGATCATGGTCTTTGCCTATGCGCCCATCGTCGCGCTGCTGCTGGGGGTGACGGATATCACCGTGCCATGGGACACATTGGTGCTGTCGGTCGTTCTTTACGTCGTGATCCCGCTGGCGGCGGGTATCGTGACGCGGGTCTGGCTGACGCGGGGGCGCAGTGACGCGGCCAGTACTGTTGCGGGCTTTACCGCAAGGGTGAAACCTTTTTCGATCATCGGCCTTTTGGCGACAATCGTCTTGCTGTTCGGTTTTCAGGGCGAGGTGATCCTGTCCCAGCCTTTCATCATCGCGCTGATCGCGGTGCCTTTGCTGATCCAATCCTATGGCATGTTCGCCTTGGCCTATTGGGCGGCCAAGGTCTGGCGGGTGCCCCATAACGTGGCCGCGCCCTGCGCGCTGATCGGGACGTCAAATTTCTTTGAACTGGCCGTCGCGGTCGCCATCGGGCTGTTCGGGCTGAATTCCATCGCGGCGCTGGTCACCGTCGTCGGTGTGCTGGTTGAAGTGCCGGTGATGCTGACCCTTGTCTGGTTCGCCAACCGCACGCGGCATTGGTTTGCCGCCTAG
- the urtA gene encoding urea ABC transporter substrate-binding protein translates to MIKKTLLSAVAVTALTTAANAQAACPIKVGVLHSLSGSMAISETTLRDVMQMLVAEQNAKGGVLGCELEAVVVDPASDWPLFAELTRQLLTVDEVDVIFGAWTSVSRKALLPVLEELNGLFFYPVQYEGQESSRNVFYTGAAPNQQAIPAVDYFIDELGVESFALLGTDYVYPRTTNAILESYLLSKGIAPEDIFVNYTPFGHADWSTIVSDVVALGAGGKQVGVISTINGDANVGFYTELAAQGVSADDIPVVAFSVGEEELSGLDTSRLVGHLAAWNYFMSADTPENEAFISAWHDFIGSTDRVTNDPMEAHYIGFNMWVNAVEAAGTTDVDAVRAAMWGQEFPNLTGGMAVMNANHHLSKPVLIGEIRADGQFDIISQTPEVAGEAWSPFLTESATWTSDWQTLECGMYDTATSTCVQLTSNY, encoded by the coding sequence ATGATTAAAAAAACTTTATTATCGGCAGTGGCTGTCACTGCCCTGACCACTGCGGCCAATGCACAGGCCGCATGCCCGATCAAGGTGGGCGTCTTGCACTCGCTTTCGGGCAGCATGGCCATTTCCGAAACCACCCTGCGCGATGTGATGCAGATGCTGGTCGCCGAACAAAACGCCAAGGGTGGTGTGCTGGGCTGCGAACTGGAAGCCGTGGTCGTGGACCCGGCCTCCGACTGGCCCTTGTTCGCCGAACTGACCCGCCAGCTGCTGACCGTGGACGAAGTTGACGTGATCTTCGGCGCATGGACATCGGTCAGCCGCAAGGCGCTGTTGCCGGTGCTCGAAGAATTGAACGGCCTGTTCTTCTATCCGGTGCAATATGAAGGGCAGGAAAGCTCGCGCAACGTGTTCTATACGGGGGCCGCGCCAAACCAGCAGGCCATTCCGGCGGTTGATTATTTCATCGACGAATTGGGCGTGGAAAGCTTTGCGCTGCTGGGCACCGATTATGTCTATCCGCGCACCACGAATGCCATTCTGGAATCCTATCTGCTGTCCAAGGGCATCGCGCCCGAAGATATCTTCGTCAACTACACCCCCTTTGGTCATGCTGACTGGTCGACCATCGTGTCGGATGTCGTGGCCTTGGGGGCCGGTGGCAAACAGGTCGGCGTGATTTCCACGATCAACGGCGATGCCAATGTGGGCTTTTACACCGAACTGGCCGCTCAAGGCGTCAGCGCCGATGATATCCCCGTCGTCGCGTTTTCGGTCGGCGAAGAGGAATTGTCGGGTCTCGACACTTCGCGTCTGGTCGGCCATCTGGCGGCGTGGAACTATTTCATGTCCGCCGATACGCCCGAAAACGAGGCCTTCATTTCCGCATGGCATGACTTCATCGGCAGCACCGATCGCGTGACCAATGACCCGATGGAAGCGCATTACATCGGCTTTAACATGTGGGTGAACGCGGTCGAAGCGGCGGGCACCACCGATGTTGATGCCGTGCGCGCGGCGATGTGGGGGCAGGAATTCCCCAATCTGACCGGCGGTATGGCGGTGATGAACGCCAACCACCACCTGTCCAAACCCGTGCTGATCGGTGAAATCCGCGCCGACGGCCAATTCGACATCATCAGCCAGACACCTGAGGTCGCGGGCGAGGCTTGGTCGCCTTTCCTGACCGAAAGCGCGACCTGGACCAGCGATTGGCAGACCCTGGAATGCGGCATGTATGACACCGCGACCAGCACCTGCGTGCAGCTGACCTCGAACTACTAA
- the urtB gene encoding urea ABC transporter permease subunit UrtB, which translates to MLRRLCALALLWPLLIGPALAQDAAETPLQDVLQNVQEDVANPSRSTVPDVLRALLAADAPGTVDFLRLWSDRAVYERPGDGLFFYATPAGGDLTLIDIDSGAELAIVGTREVNQIRPNAGVRREIGAALVAFELMHPDPARRIAALDAAARSPDADQIAAIRAARATEDDAAIAARMDRLIALLVARFDPDSAARIAAIDALRGDVSTPARSVLNQLLQSRADVAPSLPADVNVALVKTPGQDITLAAAYDALVAAGLAPAAPGRNAIRDALRVNVVDGAVGGVPVHQLDTDANRIIAYQALQDAGTVPPLVTQADMQAAVAQYVFFDAYLEPDPAVTSAAATAQAATTTKVALFQFLSLGFDALSLASIFFLAAIGLAITFGVMRVINMAHGEFIMMGAYTGYVVQTVIPNYTTSLVVALPLAFAVTFLAGVVMERLVIRHLYTRPLETLLATFGISIALQQLAKNIFGTQARPLTAPDWLAGAIQINDLVSVAAVRVAIVVMAALFLLLLLYILNRTRLGLEVRAVTQNPGMAASMGINPDRINMLTFGLGSGIAGVAGVAIGLVAQVTSEMGANYIVQSFMTVVVGGVGSVFGTLAGAALIGSLQKGIEWFNPANTLAAQTYMVLFIILFIQFRPKGIVALKGRAAGD; encoded by the coding sequence ATGTTGCGACGCCTTTGCGCCCTTGCCCTGCTGTGGCCATTGCTGATTGGTCCGGCGCTGGCGCAGGATGCCGCCGAAACGCCTTTGCAGGATGTGCTGCAAAATGTGCAGGAAGATGTCGCCAATCCGTCGCGGTCTACCGTGCCGGATGTGTTGCGCGCCCTGCTTGCCGCAGATGCGCCGGGCACGGTTGATTTTCTACGCCTCTGGTCCGACCGCGCGGTGTATGAACGCCCCGGTGACGGGCTGTTCTTTTATGCCACGCCCGCTGGTGGCGATCTGACCCTGATCGACATCGACAGCGGCGCAGAGCTGGCGATTGTCGGCACCCGCGAGGTCAACCAGATCCGCCCCAATGCCGGTGTGCGCCGTGAAATCGGCGCGGCTTTGGTCGCCTTCGAGCTGATGCATCCCGACCCTGCCCGCCGGATCGCGGCCCTTGATGCCGCCGCCCGCAGCCCCGACGCCGATCAGATCGCCGCCATTCGCGCCGCCCGCGCGACCGAGGATGACGCCGCCATCGCCGCCCGTATGGACCGGCTGATCGCCCTGCTGGTCGCGCGGTTTGACCCTGACAGCGCTGCGCGGATCGCCGCGATTGACGCTTTGCGCGGCGATGTCAGCACGCCCGCCCGGTCTGTCCTGAACCAATTGCTGCAAAGCCGCGCCGATGTCGCCCCCAGCCTGCCTGCGGATGTGAACGTCGCCTTGGTCAAGACACCGGGGCAGGACATCACCCTTGCCGCCGCCTATGATGCGCTGGTCGCCGCGGGCCTTGCCCCTGCCGCACCGGGGCGCAATGCGATCCGCGACGCGCTGCGCGTTAATGTGGTCGATGGGGCGGTGGGCGGCGTGCCTGTCCACCAGCTTGACACCGATGCCAACCGGATCATCGCCTATCAGGCGCTGCAGGATGCAGGCACCGTGCCGCCTTTGGTGACGCAGGCCGATATGCAGGCTGCCGTCGCGCAATATGTCTTTTTCGACGCCTATCTGGAACCCGATCCCGCCGTGACCAGTGCCGCCGCCACAGCACAGGCGGCCACCACGACCAAAGTCGCGCTGTTCCAATTCCTCAGCCTGGGTTTTGACGCGCTGTCGCTGGCCTCGATCTTCTTTCTGGCGGCCATCGGGCTGGCGATCACCTTTGGCGTGATGCGGGTCATCAATATGGCGCATGGCGAATTCATCATGATGGGGGCCTATACTGGCTATGTCGTCCAGACGGTCATTCCCAATTACACCACCTCGCTTGTCGTCGCGCTGCCACTGGCTTTTGCGGTGACTTTTCTGGCGGGTGTGGTGATGGAAAGGCTGGTGATCCGGCATCTCTACACCCGCCCGCTGGAAACGCTGCTGGCGACCTTCGGGATATCCATCGCCTTGCAGCAACTGGCGAAAAACATCTTTGGCACGCAGGCCCGCCCGTTGACCGCCCCCGATTGGCTGGCCGGCGCGATACAGATCAACGATCTGGTCTCGGTCGCCGCTGTGCGGGTCGCCATTGTCGTGATGGCGGCGCTGTTTTTGCTGCTTTTGCTTTATATCCTGAACCGCACCCGTCTGGGGCTAGAGGTCCGCGCCGTCACCCAGAACCCCGGCATGGCGGCCAGCATGGGGATCAACCCCGACCGGATCAACATGCTGACCTTTGGTCTGGGGTCGGGCATCGCCGGTGTGGCGGGTGTCGCCATCGGGCTGGTCGCGCAGGTCACATCCGAGATGGGGGCGAATTATATCGTGCAAAGCTTCATGACCGTGGTTGTCGGCGGTGTCGGGTCTGTGTTCGGCACGCTGGCGGGGGCCGCGCTGATCGGGTCGCTGCAAAAGGGCATCGAATGGTTCAACCCCGCCAATACGCTGGCCGCCCAGACCTATATGGTGCTGTTCATCATCCTGTTCATCCAGTTCCGGCCCAAGGGCATCGTCGCCCTCAAAGGCCGCGCGGCAGGGGATTGA
- the urtC gene encoding urea ABC transporter permease subunit UrtC gives MDSTATPPNRSFLRDNPSVPWFMGLLGLFTLIVTLLSEGMGAGVISTNLVKILGMTLCLCLIAIAMDVVWGYCGILSLGHFAFFGLGGYAIGMWLMYARTEIVIRDNLAQGAIPATETEVAEAVAAQIFGVVGSSDLPLIWTFAGSLPAQLALVVLVPGLLALVFGWLAFRSRVTGVYLSILTQAMTLALSLYLFQNDTGLRGNNGLSGLQNIPGALDVPQAVISVWFFWASALALGLGYLLFAWVVSGKFGSVIRAIRDNEARVRFLGYHVESYKLFVFTITAVVAGIAGALYYPQAGIINPAEIAPIASIYLAVWVAIGGRGRLYGAVIGAAFVSLLSSWLTGGGAPNVDLGLFRIVWTDWWLVLLGLGFVAVTLFFPKGIGGLFDYLVRKKS, from the coding sequence ATGGACAGCACCGCCACCCCGCCCAACCGCAGCTTTCTGCGCGATAACCCTTCGGTCCCGTGGTTCATGGGGCTGCTTGGTCTGTTCACCCTGATCGTGACCCTTCTGTCCGAGGGCATGGGGGCGGGCGTGATTTCAACCAATCTTGTGAAGATCCTTGGCATGACCCTTTGCCTCTGCCTGATCGCCATCGCGATGGATGTGGTCTGGGGCTATTGCGGCATCCTCAGCCTTGGGCATTTCGCCTTTTTCGGGCTGGGCGGCTACGCCATCGGGATGTGGCTGATGTATGCGCGCACCGAGATCGTGATCCGCGACAACCTGGCCCAAGGGGCGATCCCCGCGACCGAAACCGAAGTGGCCGAGGCTGTCGCGGCCCAGATTTTCGGCGTTGTCGGCAGTTCTGATCTGCCGCTGATCTGGACCTTTGCCGGATCGCTGCCCGCACAGCTGGCGCTGGTCGTTCTGGTGCCGGGTCTGCTGGCGCTGGTCTTTGGCTGGCTGGCGTTCCGCAGCCGGGTGACAGGCGTCTATCTGTCGATCCTGACACAGGCGATGACATTGGCGCTGTCGCTCTATCTGTTTCAGAACGACACCGGATTGCGTGGCAATAATGGGCTGTCCGGTTTGCAGAATATCCCCGGCGCGCTGGATGTGCCGCAGGCGGTGATATCCGTCTGGTTCTTCTGGGCATCGGCACTGGCGCTGGGGCTTGGCTATCTGCTGTTCGCTTGGGTCGTGTCGGGCAAGTTCGGCTCTGTCATCCGCGCGATCCGCGATAACGAGGCGCGGGTGCGGTTTCTGGGCTATCATGTCGAAAGCTACAAGCTTTTCGTTTTCACCATCACCGCCGTCGTCGCGGGCATTGCAGGCGCGCTTTATTATCCGCAGGCGGGCATCATCAACCCCGCCGAGATTGCGCCCATCGCCTCGATCTATCTGGCGGTCTGGGTCGCGATTGGCGGGCGCGGGCGGCTTTATGGCGCGGTGATCGGGGCGGCTTTCGTGTCGCTGCTGTCCAGCTGGCTGACCGGCGGTGGCGCGCCGAATGTCGATCTGGGGCTGTTTCGCATCGTCTGGACCGATTGGTGGCTGGTGCTGCTGGGGCTTGGGTTTGTCGCCGTCACGCTGTTCTTTCCCAAGGGCATCGGCGGATTGTTCGATTATCTGGTAAGGAAAAAATCATGA
- the urtD gene encoding urea ABC transporter ATP-binding protein UrtD has translation MMTLLEVSGVSVTFDGFRAINNLSIAIGEPELRAVIGPNGAGKTTFMDIVTGKTRPDEGRVLWGELSTDLVKLSESQIAKAGIGRKFQKPTVFEDQTVRANLSMALKNKRGPFAVLAWKAGAADNARIVDLAAEVGLADRLDHRAGDLSHGQKQWLEIGMLLAQDPRLLLVDEPAAGMTPAEREHTTDLLKRAAQTRAVVVIEHDMDFIRRLDCRVTVLHEGSVLAEGSLDHVTQNQQVIDVYLGR, from the coding sequence ATCATGACCCTGCTGGAAGTCTCGGGCGTTTCGGTCACTTTCGACGGGTTCCGCGCGATCAACAATCTGTCCATTGCGATAGGAGAGCCGGAATTGCGCGCCGTGATCGGCCCCAATGGCGCGGGCAAGACCACGTTCATGGATATTGTCACCGGCAAGACGCGCCCCGATGAAGGCCGCGTGCTGTGGGGCGAGCTGTCCACCGATCTGGTCAAACTGTCCGAAAGCCAGATCGCCAAGGCCGGCATCGGGCGCAAGTTCCAGAAACCCACCGTGTTCGAGGATCAGACCGTGCGCGCCAACCTGTCGATGGCGCTGAAAAACAAACGCGGCCCCTTTGCGGTGCTGGCGTGGAAGGCAGGTGCCGCCGATAATGCCCGGATCGTCGATCTGGCCGCAGAGGTCGGGCTGGCCGACCGCCTTGACCACCGCGCGGGTGACCTGAGCCATGGACAGAAACAATGGCTGGAAATCGGGATGCTGCTGGCCCAAGACCCGCGTCTATTGCTGGTCGATGAACCCGCCGCTGGCATGACCCCTGCGGAACGCGAACATACCACGGATCTGTTGAAACGTGCCGCCCAGACGCGGGCGGTGGTGGTGATTGAACATGACATGGACTTCATCCGCCGCTTGGATTGCCGCGTGACCGTGCTGCACGAAGGGTCCGTGCTGGCCGAAGGGTCACTCGATCATGTGACCCAGAACCAGCAGGTGATCGATGTTTATCTGGGGCGCTGA
- the urtE gene encoding urea ABC transporter ATP-binding subunit UrtE: MLKVENLTLHYGASQILWGVSLDAPAGAVTAVMGTNGVGKTSLLRAIAGRHPYSGGTITLDGQMLHHPRAAQAAQAGIAYVPQGREVFPLLSVTENLQTGFACLPRSEHKIPDRIYELFPVLFDMRDRRGGDLSGGQQQQLAIARALIARPKVLLLDEPTEGIQPNIIKQIGKVIALLRDEGEIAIVLVEQYFDFAYSLADQFCVLNRGEVVLSQPASAVTRDAILQQVSI; this comes from the coding sequence ATGCTGAAAGTTGAAAACCTGACATTGCATTATGGCGCATCGCAGATCCTTTGGGGCGTGTCGCTGGATGCGCCGGCGGGGGCGGTCACGGCGGTGATGGGCACCAATGGCGTGGGTAAGACCAGCCTTTTGCGCGCCATCGCGGGGCGGCATCCCTATTCGGGCGGTACCATCACGCTGGACGGGCAGATGCTGCACCACCCCCGCGCGGCACAGGCCGCTCAGGCGGGCATCGCCTATGTGCCGCAGGGGCGCGAGGTATTTCCGCTGCTGAGTGTGACCGAAAACTTGCAAACCGGTTTCGCGTGTCTGCCGCGTAGCGAGCACAAGATCCCCGACCGGATCTATGAGCTGTTTCCGGTGCTGTTCGACATGCGCGACCGGCGCGGTGGCGATCTGTCGGGCGGGCAGCAACAGCAGCTGGCCATCGCGCGCGCGCTGATCGCGCGGCCCAAGGTGCTGTTGCTGGATGAACCGACCGAAGGTATCCAGCCCAATATCATCAAGCAGATCGGCAAGGTGATCGCGCTTTTGCGCGACGAGGGCGAGATCGCCATCGTGCTGGTCGAGCAATATTTCGATTTCGCCTATAGCCTCGCCGACCAGTTCTGCGTGCTGAACCGGGGCGAGGTCGTGCTGTCGCAACCCGCCAGCGCCGTGACGCGGGATGCGATCTTGCAACAGGTGTCTATCTGA
- a CDS encoding oligopeptide/dipeptide ABC transporter ATP-binding protein has protein sequence MAPILSVQDLSVTFDIHSQGAWPWTKPQKLHAVNGISLDLAPGECLGVVGESGSGKSTLARAIVGTVPSSQGKILFEGHDLAAMSASARRVHRKDVQMIFQDPLAALNPRMTVGDIIAEPLITHEPKVPRAEVRKRVQALMERVGLLPNLVNRYLHEFSGGQCQRIGIARALILKPKLLICDEPVSALDVSVQAQVVNLLRELQRDMGLSMIFIAHDLSVVKHVSDKVMVMYLGRMMEMAASKPLTTGPRHPYSQALIASVPIPDPVLERARKRPVLEGELPSPLRPPSGCVFRTRCPKAQALCAEIRPPMIDAENGHLVACHFEEKQDMLAVTGADVR, from the coding sequence ATGGCACCGATCCTTTCCGTGCAGGACCTAAGCGTCACCTTTGACATCCATTCCCAAGGCGCCTGGCCCTGGACCAAGCCGCAAAAACTGCATGCCGTGAACGGGATCAGCCTTGATCTGGCGCCGGGTGAATGCCTTGGCGTTGTCGGCGAAAGCGGGTCGGGCAAATCCACCCTGGCGCGCGCCATCGTCGGCACCGTGCCATCAAGCCAGGGCAAGATCCTGTTCGAAGGCCACGATCTGGCGGCGATGTCCGCATCGGCACGCCGCGTGCATCGCAAAGATGTGCAGATGATCTTTCAGGACCCGCTGGCGGCCCTGAACCCGCGCATGACCGTGGGCGATATCATCGCCGAACCGCTGATCACGCATGAACCAAAAGTCCCCCGCGCCGAGGTCCGCAAACGGGTGCAGGCGCTGATGGAGCGTGTGGGTCTGCTGCCCAATCTGGTGAACCGCTATCTGCATGAGTTTTCCGGCGGCCAATGCCAGCGCATCGGGATCGCGCGTGCGCTGATCCTGAAACCCAAATTGCTGATCTGCGATGAACCTGTCTCCGCGCTCGATGTGTCGGTGCAGGCGCAGGTGGTGAACCTGCTGCGCGAATTGCAGCGGGATATGGGGCTGTCGATGATCTTTATCGCGCATGACCTGAGCGTGGTGAAACATGTGTCCGACAAGGTGATGGTCATGTATCTGGGCCGGATGATGGAAATGGCCGCCAGCAAACCGCTGACCACCGGGCCGCGCCATCCCTATAGTCAGGCGCTGATCGCATCGGTGCCGATCCCCGATCCGGTGCTGGAACGCGCGCGCAAACGGCCTGTGCTGGAAGGCGAATTGCCCTCTCCGCTGCGCCCGCCCTCGGGCTGTGTGTTCCGCACGCGCTGTCCCAAGGCGCAGGCCCTCTGCGCCGAGATCCGCCCGCCGATGATTGATGCCGAGAACGGCCATCTGGTTGCCTGCCATTTCGAGGAAAAGCAGGATATGCTGGCCGTCACGGGCGCAGACGTCAGATAG